Genomic segment of Deltaproteobacteria bacterium CG11_big_fil_rev_8_21_14_0_20_49_13:
ATCACCCCTTTTGGAAGTTTTAGTTTTCGGTAGCTAAACTCCAGGTCCTCTTTTTCCACGGTAACTTTTCTGTTCTTTGTTACGTATTTAATGCTTTTGACCGCGTCGGCTATCGTTCCGTCCTTGACGCCGGCGTTCATTATAAGTGCACCGCCGAGCGTACCGGGAATGCCGGCCAGAGGCTCAAGTCCCGTGAAGGAATGTTCTACCGTCCATGAAAGAAGCTGCTGAAGGTTAACCCCTGCTCCGACAACTGCACTAACGGGATCCTTCGCTTCGCTCAGGATGACATGCGAAAAGTTCTTGAGCGATATTACCATTCCCCTCTTTCCTTCGTCCCTTACCAGCGTGTTACTCCCGTTGCCGAAAACGCTCCTTGGGACATCGTTATCGTCCGCCCACCTGACGGCGCTCAAAAGATCTTCGATGTCCAGCGGTTCGACCCATATGTCTGCGGGCCCGCCTATCTTGATGGTCGTGTGTTCACGCATCGGTTCGTTAAAGCGTAAGTTGCCCCGAATCGCTTTTTGCAGCTCCTGCTGTAATATCAATGTCAGTGCCATAATTTTGCGAATTCCTTCCCCATCTTCCAGATATCTCCGGCGCCCAGAAAAAGTATTATGTCCCCCTCTTTTCCTTCTGCGCCCACCTTTTTGAACATCTCCGCCTTGTTCTTTGCAAAGAACGTCGGCTTTTCTTTTCGTATCTTCTTCGCCTCTTCAAAGAGCCTCTCGCCGGTTGCGCCTTCAATAACGGCCTCGCCCGCGGCATATACCGGCATCACATAGAGCATGTCCGGTCTTGCGAGCGCCTCAACGAACTCGTTAAAGAGCGATGAAAGCCTTGTGTATCTGTGGGGCTGCATGACGCATATTACCCGCCTCTCCTTCCATCCATCTGCCGCCGAACCGAGGACCGCATCTATCTCTCTTGGATGATGCGCGTAATCGGTGACGACCATCGGGCCGCCCTGCTTTTTCGAAAGGACCTGAAAACGCCTCTCTATCCCCTTGAACTTTGAAAGCCCCTTCCTGATCTTTGCAAAAGGGACCTCCAGTTCCATCGCCGCGGCTATCGTGGCGAGGGCGTTGAGGACATTGTGCCTCCCCGGAATTGCGAGCGAAACGTCTCCGAGCGGCTCGCCCTTGTTGTAGGCGTCAAAATAAATGACCCCTTCTTCCTGTCTTATGTTCCTTGCTGTAAAATCCCCGCCTTCGATCCCGTACGTTATCACCCTTCGTTCGATATGAGTTATGAGCGCCTCAACCTCGGGGTGATCCACGCAAGCTATCACGCACCCGTAGAACGGGACCTTGTTGGCAAAAGACGCGTACGTTTCTCGTACGTGCTGAAAGTCCCTGTAGTTCTCCATATGCTCGGGATCGATGTTGGTGATGACGGCTATTGTAGGCGTAAGTTTTAAGAACGACCTGTCCGATTCGTCCGCCTCGGCAACTAGATAATCGCCCTTGCCGAGCTTTGCGTTCGTCCTGAAGCTGTTCACGACACCTCCCACAACTATGGTGGGATCGAGCCCTGCGTTCGAAAGTATCGTTGCTATCAAAGAGGTCGTCGTTGTCTTTCCGTGCGTGCCGGCGACTGCGATGCCGTATTTAAGCCGCATCAGCTCGGACAACATCTCCGCGCGGGGGACTATCGGAATACCGCGAACCTTCGCCTCTATAACTTCAGGATTGTCGTAATGTACGGCCGAGGAGATAACAACCACATGGGCATCGCCCACGTTCTCTTTCTTGTGCCCGAAGAATATCTTTGCGCCGCGCCTTGCCAGCTGGGTGGTTGTGGAGCCCTTCTTAAGATCGGATCCGCTCACTTTATATCCGAGAGTAAGAAGGACCTGGGCGATACCGCTCATCCCGATGCCGCCTATGCCTACAAAATGTATGTGCTGATACTTTTTAAACATATTTTAAACACTCGTTAACTATATTCTTCGCCGCATCCGGTTTTCCGAACCTCTTCATGGCCTGGGACATCGCATCAAGCTTCAACGGATCGCCCAGAAGGTCCTTTATCTTTTCTGCAAGCAGCTCTCCCGTTACCTCTTTATCCAAAAGCATTACCGCCCCGCCGACATCGACAAGCTCCTTTGCATTGGCCTCTTGATGATTATCGGCGGCGTAGGGGAACGGGATGAACATGGAAGGTTTTCCGGCCACGGAAAGTTCTGCAACGCTTGTAGCGCCGCTTCTGCAGAGCACCATGTCAGCCGAGGAATAGGCCTTCCCCATATCTTCGATGAAGTGATAGACCTCGGCCCTGAATCCCTTGGCCTTGTAGATGGCGCTGAATCTTTCGACATCCTCGGCTCGGCCTATCTGATGGATGATGGTAAGGTCGTCCTTCTCTTCCGTTAAATAATTGAGCGCTTCCACCATCTTTTGGTTGATCGATCTGGCGCCTTGCGAACCGCCGAATATCAAAAGAGTGAAACCGCGCCGGTTGACCGGCTTATGTGCGGCAACATCTATTATCTTTTTTCTCACCGGGTTCCCAAGGACCATCACCTTCTTCTTCGGAAAATATTTTGCCGACCCTTCAAACATCACGAATACCTTTTTAACGAACCTGCCAAGGATCCTGTTGGTTATGCCCGGTATCGCGTTCTGTTCCATTGCGACCGTCGGAATAAGCATTAGAGCCGCCATGAGGGTTATCGGCCCGGCCGAATATCCGCCGACACCGATCACAAGCGACGGCTTATGCTTCATTATAATAGATACCGCCTGTAATAGCACATACGGCATGGATAAGACGGTCTTTATCTTGAACATGAGACCCATCCCCTTGAATGATGGGACGCTCATCGTTATGAGCTCCCACATGGTAAGCGGAATAACGCGAGCCTCCAGACCGCGGGCCGTTCCGACGAACGCGAGCCTTATCTCGGGATGGCTCGAAGAGAGCTCCTCCGCCACGGCTATCGCCGGGAAAAGGTGCCCGCCGGTGCCGCCGCCTGCTATTAAAATCCGTGACCCGTGACCCGTGACCCGTGACTTGTCTTTCATAATATTATTTCTGTTCGCCAGCCGTTTTGCTATAGGTCGAAATGTTGAGCAGCACCCCGACCGAGATCAAAAATGTCGTCAGGGCGCTTCCGCCGTAACTGATGAAGGGAAGCACCAACCCCTTCGTGGGAAGGAGCCCCATAACGACGCTAAAATTAAACACCGCCTGCAATCCTATGAAGATCGCGATACCGAACGCGAAGTATCTGCTGAAAAGATCCGGAGCCTTAAGGCCGATAACAACCGCCCTCCAGAAAAATACCGCGAATAACGTTATAACGGCCATCACCCCGATGAGACCCATCTCCTCACCCAAGACCGAAAAGATGAAGTCGGTGTGCGCCTCAGGTAAATAGAAGAGCTTTTGCTGACCTTCACCGAGACCGCGGCCCAATATCCCGCCTTCATTAAAGGAGACCAGGGACTGGATGATTTGGAAACCGGAACCGTAGCGATCGCTCCATGGGTCAAGGAAAGCCAATATTCTCTTTCTTCTGTAGGCGACCCCTGCCACCAGGAAATAGAACGCCGGCAAGGCCGCCACAGCTATACCGGCAAGATAAGAGACCCTGACGCCGGCAACGAACATCATGACCCCTGCTATGACCGCAAGCATGAAGGCCGCGCCCATATCCTTCTGGAGAAGGACCATAACTATGAGGGCGCCTGCCACAGCGACGTGCGAAAGGAAGCCGATGCCGAACGTCTTAATCCGCGAGGCCTTCTTTTCGAGCGAATAGGCAAGGAATATAACGAGTGCGAACTTGGCGAATTCTGAAGGCTGGAAAGTGATCGGCCCAAACTTTACCCAGCGCGACGCGCCGCCTGCCGTATTTTTAAGTCCCGGTATGAACGAAAGCAACAGTAGCACGAACGCTATTCCAAGGACCGGATATACAAGTTTCTTCCACCACTTGTAGGGGACCTTTGTCGCCATGGTAAGCATTGCAAAACCGATGCAGGCGAATACGATCTCTTTTTTCAGGAAGAAATATCCGTCGCCCATCTTTTCGCGGGCAAGTACGGCGCTTGAGCTATAGACCATTATGACGCCTATCATCACGAGAAGCGCCGTGACGATAAGAAGCACATAGTCAAAATGAACGCGCCTAACTATTGTTCCGTCGTCTTGATACATAATAACCCCGGCCAGTAAGGTTTCAGGCCAGCAAGGCCGGCAAGGCCGGCAAGGTTTTAACTTTGCTTGCCTTGCTGGCTATAGTTTATTCACTTCCCCACAAAAAACATTTCCCCTGTGCGCGTAGTCCTTGAACATGTCAAAGCTTGCACACGCCGGCGAAAGAAGCACTGTGTCCCCGCTCTTCGCCTTGGTAAAAGCCTTTACTACCGCATCTTTCATGTCGGCGGCCATTAGCGTTTCCGTAAGACCACCGAGCTCCTTCGCGATTATCTCTTTGGCGGCCCCTATCAAAATCAGGGCCCTGACATTTTCTTTTACAAGTTGCTTTAATGGNNNNNNNNNNNNNNNNNNNNNNNNNNNNNNNNNNNNNNTTGATACCGTCTATTTCCCTTACGAACTGGTTCCTGTGTGGAAGACCTTTGAATTTTTCGAAGACCCTTTGTGCCACTTTTGGTTCAATGCCCAATGCGTTCACGGCAAAAAGCGCCGCAAGGAGGTTCTCTTTGTTATGGGCCCCTTTTATGATCGCCTTATTAAGATCTATATCCTTGAACGGCCTTTGATCCTTTAATGAGAATGGTAACTTTTTGGCCTTGGACGCGGCCGCTATCTTTGCAACGAGCTCATCAGAACCGTTATAGATCAGAACGTCTTTCTCCGTCAGGTTCTTATCGATAAGGGCCTTTGCCTTTATATAATCCTCCATCGAATTGTATCTATCAAGATGGTCCGGCGTGATGTTCAGAAGAAGAGCAACTTGCGGATGGAAGTTAGGCGATATCTCCAGCTGATAACTGGAAACTTCCAGAACAACAAAGTCCGTCTTTCCTGCCTCCTGCCTTTCGCTTCCTGCTTCTCCTTCCAAAAGTTCGATCAGGGGCGTTCCAAGATTGCCGCCGACAAGCACGTCCTTTCCTGCATCTTTCAATATCTCTCCGATAATGGTGGTGACCGTAGACTTTCCGTTCGTCCCCGTTATCGCGATGATCGGGGCCTTTATCTTATCTAAAACCAGCTCCATCTCCCCCACTATCGGGATCTTCTTTGCGCGTGCCCTTCTTATACCCTCAAGCTCAAGTGGAACGCCTGGGCTCGGAACGATGATGTCGGCCTCTTCAAAGAGATGCGCCGGATTGCCTCCGAAGAAAGTGCGTAAGAGCGCAAGCTCGTGAGCCTGCCATGACTCCGACATGGAGGCCAGGGCGCTTATGTCGAAAGACTCTTCAGTCCTTGTGTCCGTGACGGTCACTTTAGCACCCTGCCCAAGGCAGTACCTCGCGGCGGCCGCACCCGACCTTCCAAATCCTACTATCAATATCTTTTTACCTTTTAGCTCCATTCAGTATAATCTCGAAGTCAGAGGTCTGATGTCAGAAGTCAGATTTCTGATTTCCGACTTCCGACTTCCAACCTCATCTCAGCTTCAATGTTGCAAGGCTCAAAAGCGCCAAAACAAGAGCTATGATCCAAAATCTCACAATTATCTTCGACTCCTTCCATCCTTTAAGTTCAAAGTGATGATGAAGCGGGGCCATCCTAAACACCCGCTTGCCAGTCAGTTTAAATGATATCACCTGCGTAATGACAGATACCGTCTCCAGAACGAATATTCCGCCGATAAGAACGAGCAGGAACTCGTTCTTTGTAACAACAGCAACCGTACCCAAGGCCGCTCCTATCGGAAGCGCCCCAACGTCGCCCATAAATATCTCCGCCGGATGTGCGTTGAACCACAAGAAACCTATCAACGCCCCCATTATGGCCCCGCAAATTATCGTCAACTCACCTGCTCCCGGTATAAAGGGCACCGCAAGATAGGAAGCTATCTTTAAATGGCCCGCCGTGTAGGAAAGAATGGCGAAGGCAAAGAGCGAGATTATTGCCGGCACCGCAACAAGCCCGTCAAGGCCGTCGGTGAGATTGACGGCGTTAGATGTGCCCACGATCACAAGCGATGCGAAGGCCGTAGCGCCGGCTATTCCCAAGAGCGGATAGAACCCCTTGATGAAGGGGACCGATAGATGTCTGTCGAATCCCATGCCGTCAAAGAGTATGAGCGAACCGGCAACGGCAACTCCCACCTGAAACGGGAATTTAAATCTCGCGCGTAGTCCGTGCGCATCCCGCAGGATGACTTTTCTGTAATCATCCAGGAAACCTATGAGCGCATAGGCCGTGCCGATACCAAGGGCAAGGAAGACGTAAGGGTTATCAAGCCTCGTCCAGAGAAGTGTGGATATAAGGACTCCTATCCAGATGAGCACTCCGCCCATGGTAGGGGTCTTTCCCTTGTTCAGGTGTTGTACGGGGCCGTCATCGCGAACCGCCTGCCAGAACTGTTTCTTTTGCATGTAAGATATCAGCCACTTGCCGAAAAGGAAATATATGATCATCGCGGTAAAGAGCGCCGCGAAAGTACGAACGGTGATATAGCGAAAGACGTTGAACGCCATGAGCCTGTCGTGCAGCGGATATAGTAGATGATATAACATAAATTCCGGTTATCAGTTATCTGTCATCGGTGATCAGCAGGTACCGATAACAGATTACCGATCACTTTTTCACACTCCAATTTCACTCTTTAGGTGTTCAACTACTCTCTCCATCTTCATGCCTCTGGAGCCCTTCACCAGAACGACGTCGCCTGTCTTTATCTCGCGCGTGACGTCGTCTTTAAGAACTTCTAGATCGTTCTCTATCTTTATATCTGAATCGTTCATTCCCTTGGCCTTTGCCCCTTTGGCAACGTCGGCCGCGAAATCTCCGGCGATAAAGAGCTTGTTCACTCCGAATGTCGCTACACCCTCCCCAAGCTCAACATGTTTGGAAGGGGCGGCCTCTCCCAGCTCAAGCATATCGCCCAGAACCGCTATGAAACGGCCGGCCCTCTTTGCCACACTTAACGTCCTTAGGGCCGCCTGCATCGAAGACGGGTTCGCGTTATAGCAGTCGTTTATCACCTGGACCCCGTTAAGGAGCTGTATCCGCTCCATCCTCATCTTCATGTTGCTGAAACGTTCAAGGTCGGGGACCATTATAAGAGGTGAAACTCCCAATGCCACACCCACGGCGATAGCCGCCATTGCGTTCATTACGTTGTGAACCCCCGGAACCGGTAGCCTCATCGAAAATTCTCGTCCTTTTATATAGAATGTAAGGTCTGTCCTATCGAGCCCTTCGGATATGAGACGCCCGAACTGGACGTCGCATCCGTTCTGCATGCCGAAGGTTGTCTTTTTACCTTTGTATCCGCTCGCAAGCTTCATGACCCACGGGTCTTCGGCGTTGACTATTATGATGCCGTCCGGTCTCATTGCCTCGAACAGTTCGCCCTTCGCCTTCGCCACATTTTCAACGGTATGAAGTTTTTCCAGATGCGCCGGATTGACGTTCGTTATGACGC
This window contains:
- a CDS encoding UDP-N-acetylenolpyruvoylglucosamine reductase — its product is MALTLILQQELQKAIRGNLRFNEPMREHTTIKIGGPADIWVEPLDIEDLLSAVRWADDNDVPRSVFGNGSNTLVRDEGKRGMVISLKNFSHVILSEAKDPVSAVVGAGVNLQQLLSWTVEHSFTGLEPLAGIPGTLGGALIMNAGVKDGTIADAVKSIKYVTKNRKVTVEKEDLEFSYRKLKLPKGVIVVEAELVFGSGDKAEIETKIQKRRKERGEIQPILWPNMGSIFKNPGGASKAWELIDECGLRGVRVGGARVSNEHANWIVNEGRATAKDVEVLIKLIKEKVKDKSGVLLETEIIITGE
- a CDS encoding UDP-N-acetylmuramate--L-alanine ligase: MFKKYQHIHFVGIGGIGMSGIAQVLLTLGYKVSGSDLKKGSTTTQLARRGAKIFFGHKKENVGDAHVVVISSAVHYDNPEVIEAKVRGIPIVPRAEMLSELMRLKYGIAVAGTHGKTTTTSLIATILSNAGLDPTIVVGGVVNSFRTNAKLGKGDYLVAEADESDRSFLKLTPTIAVITNIDPEHMENYRDFQHVRETYASFANKVPFYGCVIACVDHPEVEALITHIERRVITYGIEGGDFTARNIRQEEGVIYFDAYNKGEPLGDVSLAIPGRHNVLNALATIAAAMELEVPFAKIRKGLSKFKGIERRFQVLSKKQGGPMVVTDYAHHPREIDAVLGSAADGWKERRVICVMQPHRYTRLSSLFNEFVEALARPDMLYVMPVYAAGEAVIEGATGERLFEEAKKIRKEKPTFFAKNKAEMFKKVGAEGKEGDIILFLGAGDIWKMGKEFAKLWH
- the murG gene encoding undecaprenyldiphospho-muramoylpentapeptide beta-N-acetylglucosaminyltransferase gives rise to the protein MKDKSRVTGHGSRILIAGGGTGGHLFPAIAVAEELSSSHPEIRLAFVGTARGLEARVIPLTMWELITMSVPSFKGMGLMFKIKTVLSMPYVLLQAVSIIMKHKPSLVIGVGGYSAGPITLMAALMLIPTVAMEQNAIPGITNRILGRFVKKVFVMFEGSAKYFPKKKVMVLGNPVRKKIIDVAAHKPVNRRGFTLLIFGGSQGARSINQKMVEALNYLTEEKDDLTIIHQIGRAEDVERFSAIYKAKGFRAEVYHFIEDMGKAYSSADMVLCRSGATSVAELSVAGKPSMFIPFPYAADNHQEANAKELVDVGGAVMLLDKEVTGELLAEKIKDLLGDPLKLDAMSQAMKRFGKPDAAKNIVNECLKYV
- the ftsW gene encoding putative lipid II flippase FtsW, producing MYQDDGTIVRRVHFDYVLLIVTALLVMIGVIMVYSSSAVLAREKMGDGYFFLKKEIVFACIGFAMLTMATKVPYKWWKKLVYPVLGIAFVLLLLSFIPGLKNTAGGASRWVKFGPITFQPSEFAKFALVIFLAYSLEKKASRIKTFGIGFLSHVAVAGALIVMVLLQKDMGAAFMLAVIAGVMMFVAGVRVSYLAGIAVAALPAFYFLVAGVAYRRKRILAFLDPWSDRYGSGFQIIQSLVSFNEGGILGRGLGEGQQKLFYLPEAHTDFIFSVLGEEMGLIGVMAVITLFAVFFWRAVVIGLKAPDLFSRYFAFGIAIFIGLQAVFNFSVVMGLLPTKGLVLPFISYGGSALTTFLISVGVLLNISTYSKTAGEQK
- the murD gene encoding UDP-N-acetylmuramoyl-L-alanine--D-glutamate ligase, with translation MELKGKKILIVGFGRSGAAAARYCLGQGAKVTVTDTRTEESFDISALASMSESWQAHELALLRTFFGGNPAHLFEEADIIVPSPGVPLELEGIRRARAKKIPIVGEMELVLDKIKAPIIAITGTNGKSTVTTIIGEILKDAGKDVLVGGNLGTPLIELLEGEAGSERQEAGKTDFVVLEVSSYQLEISPNFHPQVALLLNITPDHLDRYNSMEDYIKAKALIDKNLTEKDVLIYNGSDELVAKIAAASKAKKLPFSLKDQRPFKDIDLNKAIIKGAHNKENLLAALFAVNALGIEPKVAQRVFEKFKGLPHRNQFVREIDGI
- a CDS encoding phospho-N-acetylmuramoyl-pentapeptide-transferase is translated as MLYHLLYPLHDRLMAFNVFRYITVRTFAALFTAMIIYFLFGKWLISYMQKKQFWQAVRDDGPVQHLNKGKTPTMGGVLIWIGVLISTLLWTRLDNPYVFLALGIGTAYALIGFLDDYRKVILRDAHGLRARFKFPFQVGVAVAGSLILFDGMGFDRHLSVPFIKGFYPLLGIAGATAFASLVIVGTSNAVNLTDGLDGLVAVPAIISLFAFAILSYTAGHLKIASYLAVPFIPGAGELTIICGAIMGALIGFLWFNAHPAEIFMGDVGALPIGAALGTVAVVTKNEFLLVLIGGIFVLETVSVITQVISFKLTGKRVFRMAPLHHHFELKGWKESKIIVRFWIIALVLALLSLATLKLR